Sequence from the Crassostrea angulata isolate pt1a10 chromosome 9, ASM2561291v2, whole genome shotgun sequence genome:
ACACATATTTTCTTAAGTTATCTAATGCGTGGttttatacaatttatacaaTTTGGCTGtcgaatgtacatgtatacacatgtatagcCTAAAAGGATTTTTGAATAAGCTATTTAATCTAAGaacaaaaagatataaaatatgCACATGTTGTAATCTTTTGTTATttgttaatattatatattataatacctctgtgaatatttcctATGTAACATTACAACAAAAATTTAACACGCTATTCTATCTAACCGTGAAATAGTTTCCTTGtgatctgcccatggtgaatagtcatcaaaaccatacaCCAGCAGCATtcgatttccctcctttttaaactcggaacacctgtGACGTATTCTTATCGCtacattaaattcaaaatccgataactctaatttgtttatcatcaaaaacaacaaacaaagttttctttggtataataaaataccTATTTGCGATatcaagtttattgtccccctcgACAGCAACTTTTCCCTCGGCTTCGCCTCGTAAAATAGTTTCTGTCTTGGGaaacaataaacttgctatcgtcTTCATAGCCAGTATACAGGTAGATAATATATATTAGATACCGTTTTTAATCGAAAAAAGATAGAACACATACTATAGTCAAAAGGGGACAATGattgaaaaaatcattcaaagGATATCATTTACCACACTTTCCTCTTAAGTACAGGAAGTATTAATCCCTAATATGGTACATAAACTTCCTTTATTTCATTCACTTTCACAAATGCTTTAGtcagagaaaaaaaagtaatggatAATGTATGGATATAATTTTTAGATCATTATATGAGCAGACTTTTGAAGACGgaaagaaataattttctgCTCAAGTTTTTAATCAAACACATAGTACAGTTTTAATTTATCTtctaaattctctctctctctctctctctctctctctctctctttctatctctctctcacacacacacacacacacacacacacacacacacacacacacacagatttGATGTCATCATTACAATCTTTATATTAGTTTGCAAGTAATATTTAATCTATTCTAAGAATGATTTCTCTTCCCTTTTAAGAATAAGAGTTACATACTAGTTGTTTCTATCGTTCTGAAAAAATGGAatatgaacattatgtaaaattaGTCTTTGcatgaaaaacataattttttctcTTAGGacaaatgtttacatgtataattacattTAAGTCAAgtagaaattcaaaaaaattcacaatataattagtcatgtaatttttatttacatatatcatATTTAGGTCAATAATCTGAATATTTCAGCTTTAAATGTTTAACCATATATTTCTACCAAACTTCTCATCTTAGTGAGATAAATACAgactaaaaatggccacaaccatcgaGTCCTCTTAAGATGTGAGCAGATTTCAATCAATGCTTTGCAAATTTTCCCAActtcatatttaaataatatgttgacacattttatttcacttttataTTACTCAAATGGTTATCTATAGCTTGTTTATACATGTGAGTGCTTTACTTagtacattaaaattcattttttaaaaaatgtattaagtatCTTCCGGTATATCTGTTACAGGAATACCTTTAACGGAAAGGAAATACGTGTTTATTGCATGTACTAGTCAGATTAAGCACCATTGCATTTATTTTCGATTGGATTGTTTTTGTCTGCAGTAAAACCATGTACACATTGCATTACAAGGAACAAGGATATCGAACGCGTTTATTGAGGAAAACCCGTCCATTTACATAATGTTAATACTTTTAAGAGATCATTTCATTTCTATCACAAATAAGAGTAAGTTCAAAAATATGGTGACtttgtttattactttttttacaCTCCTTCAGTTGGCGGTGAAAGTTTCTATGCTTATCTGCAATGGGTAGGTGATATCGATactctttgaatgttttagtaACGTTTAGTAACATTTATACACATGACACATTGTATTATTCGatatttttgtagaataaatGGATCAGGGTGTTGTCATGGGTACAAGTGGGATCATTCACATAGGAAATGTATAGGTATGTATATTCTAATCAGATACCTGTAATTATTGATGGAAAGTTGTGTATAATTTGATTGATGTATTATTGAGagcaattgaaaaataataatatattcattagatttaaaaaatcatttattaagTATGTGAATATGGATTCTTTGGGAGGAACTGTGACACCAAGTGTCGATACCCTACGTATGGACAGGACTGTCAGTCTAAGTGTGACTGTGATGTCCTAAACTGTGATTATGTCAACGGTTGTACACAGCCTACAACAAGTAAGATACTTTATCATTTATCTATGATTAGCATCAATTATCATTGAAGtccattttatattatttttttttcgttactttatcatatcatatataaataattttagta
This genomic interval carries:
- the LOC128162877 gene encoding uncharacterized protein LOC128162877; its protein translation is MLILLRDHFISITNKSKFKNMVTLFITFFTLLQLAVKVSMLICNGINGSGCCHGYKWDHSHRKCIVCEYGFFGRNCDTKCRYPTYGQDCQSKCDCDVLNCDYVNGCTQPTTKYKVHSALHTNDKTATKGQTEIHNVRSDKDISNVSTDTTKNFTYPVYETKKTEPKKNNTLMFGIIGLMTVSFIIYMMYLYTRLLEKRLVNSISQFR